A region of Streptomyces sp. R44 DNA encodes the following proteins:
- the rnc gene encoding ribonuclease III, protein MSENISAASSHTLLEGRLGYQLESALLVRALTHRSYAYENGGLPTNERLEFLGDSVLGLVVTDTLYRTHPDLPEGQLAKLRAAVVNSRALAEVGRGLELGSFIRLGRGEEGTGGRDKASILADTLEAVIGAVYLDQGLDAASELVHRLFDPLIEKSSNLGAGLDWKTSLQELTAAEGLGVPEYLVSEEGPDHEKTFTAAARVGGVSYGTGTGRSKKEAEQQAAESAWRAIRAAADERAAAAKAAADAGTGEVADPSPTADRASA, encoded by the coding sequence ATGTCTGAGAACATCAGCGCAGCCTCGTCCCACACGCTTCTGGAAGGGCGGCTCGGGTATCAGCTCGAGTCCGCCCTTCTGGTGCGTGCGCTGACCCACCGCTCGTACGCGTACGAGAACGGCGGTCTGCCCACCAACGAGCGCCTCGAGTTCCTCGGGGACTCCGTGCTCGGCCTGGTGGTCACGGACACGCTGTACCGCACCCACCCCGACCTGCCGGAAGGCCAGCTGGCCAAACTGCGGGCCGCGGTGGTCAACTCGCGTGCGCTGGCGGAGGTCGGCCGCGGCCTCGAACTCGGCTCCTTCATCCGGCTCGGCCGGGGCGAAGAGGGCACGGGCGGCCGGGACAAGGCGTCCATCCTCGCCGACACCCTTGAAGCGGTGATCGGCGCGGTCTATCTCGACCAGGGCCTCGACGCGGCGTCCGAGCTGGTGCACCGGCTCTTCGACCCGCTGATCGAGAAGTCCTCGAACCTCGGTGCCGGACTGGACTGGAAGACCAGCCTCCAGGAGCTCACCGCGGCCGAGGGTCTTGGCGTCCCGGAGTACCTCGTCTCCGAAGAGGGTCCGGACCACGAGAAGACCTTTACTGCTGCCGCCCGCGTCGGTGGTGTCTCGTACGGCACCGGCACCGGCCGCAGCAAGAAGGAAGCGGAACAGCAGGCGGCGGAGTCCGCGTGGCGCGCGATCCGCGCGGCCGCGGACGAGCGCGCGGCGGCGGCGAAGGCCGCGGCCGACGCCGGCACGGGAGAGGTCGCCGACCCCTCTCCGACCGCCGACCGGGCCTCGGCCTGA
- a CDS encoding winged helix-turn-helix transcriptional regulator, translated as MTDDLAYDVFARACPSRGTLEHVTGRWGSLTLSALHEGTFRFNELRRRVDGVSEKMLSQTLHALERDGLVHREAQPTNPPRVDYRLTPLGREIAERLLGLIQLVEGRMDQVLASRESYDTERAATPTA; from the coding sequence ATGACTGACGACCTCGCCTACGACGTGTTCGCGCGCGCCTGTCCCTCGCGCGGCACGCTGGAGCACGTGACGGGCCGCTGGGGCAGCCTGACCCTGAGCGCCCTGCACGAAGGGACGTTCCGCTTCAACGAGCTGCGGCGCCGGGTCGACGGCGTGAGCGAGAAGATGCTGTCGCAGACCCTGCACGCCCTGGAGCGCGACGGCCTCGTCCACCGCGAGGCGCAGCCCACGAACCCGCCGCGGGTCGACTACCGGCTCACCCCGCTCGGCCGCGAGATCGCCGAGCGGCTCCTCGGACTCATCCAGCTCGTCGAGGGCCGGATGGACCAGGTGCTGGCCTCGCGCGAGAGTTACGACACGGAGCGCGCCGCGACCCCTACGGCGTGA
- the rpmF gene encoding 50S ribosomal protein L32 yields MAVPKRKMSRSNTRHRRSQWKAAVPTLVSCERCQEPKLQHIACPSCGTYNKRQVLSV; encoded by the coding sequence GTGGCTGTTCCGAAGCGGAAGATGTCGCGCAGCAACACGCGCCACCGCCGGTCGCAGTGGAAGGCTGCGGTCCCCACCCTGGTTTCGTGTGAGCGTTGCCAGGAGCCGAAGCTGCAGCACATCGCGTGCCCGAGCTGCGGCACCTACAACAAGCGCCAGGTCCTCTCGGTCTGA
- a CDS encoding CAP domain-containing protein: MGRHRRSGAAPAAEDYAAGAGRPNRGARRRRPVRNGLLGASAAVAVGAVAVASGLLPGGDTFTVGSAGTSERQVQSRQAPELTTQGGATRTPTGTGTEASGDKARTAPSPSATPSRKPSPKATPKPKPTPTKSKTPTAKPVPTKIAAVPTTKAPAPKPDPTTPAPTRTTTVTSTADRGDAAEAEVVRLVNAERAKVGCTPVRMDAKLSALAGAFSADMAARGFFDHTDPDGDTPWARAEQAGVTGMGGENIARGQVDAAAVMASWMNSDGHRANILNCDFTTLGVGVVFGDGGPWWTQDFGY; the protein is encoded by the coding sequence ATGGGACGCCACCGTCGCTCCGGCGCCGCACCCGCCGCAGAAGACTACGCGGCCGGTGCGGGCCGCCCGAACCGGGGTGCCCGCCGCCGTCGGCCGGTGCGCAACGGCCTGCTCGGCGCCTCCGCGGCGGTCGCGGTCGGCGCCGTCGCCGTCGCCTCGGGCCTGCTTCCCGGCGGCGACACGTTCACCGTCGGCAGCGCCGGCACGAGCGAGCGCCAGGTCCAGTCCCGGCAGGCCCCGGAGCTGACGACGCAGGGCGGGGCCACCCGGACTCCGACCGGCACGGGCACGGAGGCGAGCGGCGACAAGGCCCGCACCGCCCCCTCCCCCTCGGCGACGCCGTCCAGGAAGCCGAGCCCGAAGGCGACGCCGAAGCCGAAGCCGACCCCGACGAAGTCGAAGACGCCCACGGCGAAGCCGGTGCCGACGAAGATCGCGGCCGTCCCCACGACGAAGGCGCCCGCGCCGAAGCCGGACCCGACGACGCCCGCACCGACCCGGACGACCACGGTCACCTCCACCGCCGACCGGGGCGACGCCGCCGAGGCCGAGGTCGTGCGCCTGGTCAACGCCGAACGCGCCAAGGTGGGCTGCACCCCGGTCCGCATGGACGCGAAGCTCTCGGCGCTGGCCGGCGCGTTCAGCGCGGACATGGCGGCGCGCGGCTTCTTCGACCACACGGACCCGGACGGCGACACCCCGTGGGCCCGGGCGGAGCAGGCGGGCGTCACCGGCATGGGCGGCGAGAACATCGCCCGCGGCCAGGTGGACGCGGCGGCGGTGATGGCGTCCTGGATGAACAGCGACGGCCACCGCGCCAACATCCTGAACTGCGACTTCACCACCCTGGGCGTGGGCGTCGTCTTCGGCGACGGCGGCCCCTGGTGGACGCAGGACTTCGGCTACTGA
- the mutM gene encoding bifunctional DNA-formamidopyrimidine glycosylase/DNA-(apurinic or apyrimidinic site) lyase produces MPELPEVEVVRRGLERWVAGRTVTEVEVLHPRAVRRHPAGGEDFAARLKGQRFEGARRRGKYLWLPLAETGTSVLGHLGMSGQLLVQPEGAPDEKHLRIRVRFDDSAGTELRFVDQRTFGGLSLHDQTPDGLPDVIAHIARDPLDPAFDDAAFQSALRLRRTTVKRALLDQSLISGVGNIYADEALWRSKLHYDRPTATLTRPRSAELLGHVRDVMNAALDAGGTSFDSLYVNVNGESGYFDRSLDAYGREDEPCRRCGTPMRRRAWMNRSSYFCPRCQRPPRVTP; encoded by the coding sequence GTGCCCGAGCTGCCCGAGGTCGAGGTCGTACGGCGCGGTCTGGAGCGCTGGGTCGCCGGACGCACCGTGACCGAGGTCGAGGTGCTGCACCCCAGGGCCGTACGGCGCCATCCGGCGGGCGGCGAGGACTTCGCGGCCCGGCTGAAGGGGCAGCGCTTCGAGGGCGCGCGCCGGCGCGGCAAGTACCTGTGGCTGCCCCTGGCGGAGACCGGCACCTCCGTCCTGGGCCACCTCGGCATGAGCGGTCAGCTGCTCGTGCAGCCGGAGGGAGCCCCGGACGAGAAGCACCTCCGCATCCGCGTCCGCTTCGACGACTCCGCCGGCACGGAGCTCCGTTTCGTCGACCAGCGCACCTTCGGTGGCCTCTCGCTCCACGACCAGACCCCCGACGGGCTCCCGGACGTCATCGCGCACATCGCCCGCGACCCGCTGGACCCGGCGTTCGACGACGCCGCCTTCCAGAGCGCGCTGCGGCTGCGCCGTACCACCGTCAAGCGGGCGCTGCTCGACCAGTCGCTGATCAGCGGCGTCGGGAACATCTACGCCGACGAGGCGCTCTGGCGGTCGAAGCTGCACTACGACCGGCCGACGGCCACCCTGACCCGGCCGCGCTCGGCCGAGCTGCTCGGCCATGTCCGGGACGTGATGAACGCGGCGCTCGACGCCGGCGGCACGAGCTTCGACAGCCTGTACGTGAACGTCAACGGCGAGTCCGGCTACTTCGACCGCTCCCTCGACGCGTACGGACGAGAGGACGAGCCCTGCCGCCGCTGCGGTACGCCGATGCGGCGGCGGGCGTGGATGAACCGGTCCAGCTACTTCTGCCCGCGCTGCCAGCGCCCGCCGCGCGTCACGCCGTAG
- a CDS encoding flavodoxin family protein codes for MTTPVVSIAYHSGYGHTTVIAEAVRAGAADAGATVHLIKVDEITDAEWELLDASDAIVFGSPTYMGTASGAFHQFAEATSKRWFTDAWLDKLAAGFTNSGSKSGDKGHTLQYFQTLAGQHGMNWINLGLKPGWNTSEASENDLNRLGFFSGAGAQTHNDLGPEGVHKADIATAEHLGRRVALTARTFAAGKAAA; via the coding sequence GTGACCACCCCCGTCGTCTCCATCGCCTACCACTCCGGCTACGGCCACACCACGGTCATCGCCGAGGCCGTCCGTGCCGGCGCCGCCGACGCGGGCGCCACCGTCCACCTGATCAAGGTCGACGAGATCACCGACGCCGAGTGGGAGCTGCTCGACGCCTCCGACGCGATCGTCTTCGGCTCCCCGACCTACATGGGCACCGCCTCCGGCGCCTTCCATCAGTTCGCCGAGGCCACCTCGAAGCGCTGGTTCACCGACGCCTGGCTGGACAAGCTCGCCGCCGGCTTCACCAACTCCGGCTCCAAGAGCGGCGACAAGGGGCACACCCTCCAGTACTTCCAGACCCTCGCCGGCCAGCACGGCATGAACTGGATCAACCTCGGCCTGAAGCCCGGCTGGAACACCAGCGAGGCCTCCGAGAACGACCTCAACCGCCTCGGCTTCTTCTCCGGCGCCGGCGCCCAGACCCACAACGACCTCGGCCCGGAGGGCGTCCACAAGGCCGACATCGCCACCGCCGAGCACCTCGGCCGCCGCGTCGCCCTGACGGCCCGCACCTTCGCGGCCGGCAAGGCCGCCGCCTGA